From Sphaerochaeta sp., a single genomic window includes:
- a CDS encoding Cof-type HAD-IIB family hydrolase, translating into MSAIKLVCMDVDGTLLGDDHIRIPDLNRVALQKAFQKGLHLALVSGRLSASLRPIQQNLGITGPLGCFGGALVVDERDQILDQHPITKAQAIRVIQRVRPTGMTIFLFGQNHWYKEKQDAFATVEEEVSCEGTMIGDFETFITNRTTPPFKVLCMSSDHDQVLRIQAGLQEEFGNELSVCLSSPRYIEVSVKGIDKGNAVDVLLSHYHLERRECMAIGDYENDLGMFREAGLSVAMGNAPDDIKAKADCVTDTNQAGGLGKAILSIL; encoded by the coding sequence ATGAGCGCCATCAAGTTGGTCTGCATGGACGTCGACGGGACGCTCCTGGGGGACGACCATATCCGGATTCCGGATCTCAACCGGGTGGCGCTCCAGAAAGCCTTCCAGAAAGGCCTCCATCTTGCCCTGGTCAGCGGGCGTCTTTCCGCCTCGCTGAGGCCGATCCAACAGAACCTGGGCATCACCGGGCCGCTGGGCTGTTTCGGCGGAGCCTTGGTCGTCGACGAGAGGGACCAGATCCTGGACCAGCACCCCATCACCAAAGCGCAGGCCATCCGGGTGATACAGCGGGTGCGCCCCACCGGCATGACGATCTTCCTGTTCGGCCAGAACCACTGGTACAAGGAAAAACAGGACGCCTTCGCCACGGTGGAAGAGGAAGTATCCTGCGAAGGGACGATGATCGGAGACTTCGAAACGTTCATCACAAACCGCACCACCCCTCCGTTCAAAGTCCTCTGCATGAGCAGTGACCATGACCAGGTGTTGCGCATCCAGGCAGGGCTCCAGGAGGAATTCGGGAACGAACTGTCCGTCTGTCTCTCCTCCCCCCGGTACATCGAGGTATCGGTCAAAGGTATCGACAAGGGAAACGCCGTGGACGTGCTGCTCTCCCACTACCATCTGGAGAGAAGGGAGTGCATGGCCATCGGGGATTATGAGAACGACCTGGGGATGTTCCGGGAAGCCGGACTGTCCGTCGCCATGGGCAACGCCCCGGATGACATCAAAGCCAAGGCTGACTGTGTCACCGATACCAACCAGGCAGGAGGCCTGGGGAAAGCCATTCTTTCCATCCTATGA
- a CDS encoding MFS transporter: MNNPLSVYRHLPRAIYVLSFATLVNSVANFVYPFLVLYLTTRLSYSAAQAGRFMTLTALLYVPFSLLGSVIADHFGRKRLMITTQLCMAVVCFLCGWIDGSPAIPVLILIALGFDGMCDPARTALKTDVTTPENRQASFSLVYLSMNLGYTVGPMIGGLLFSSHIRWLFWGNAIALAASTIPVALLVPESNPTAEEIRKSRQGNAADRAEEGSLFHALRTRPLLLLFAVGMTFFSFGYSQMSFALPLFFTDLFGSQGALQYGRIMAFNSVIVVVGNPLVISQAKRLPPLRNLAGAAVLFMLGFLPFIWTRRLWVLYLAALVFTVGEILWVNNERTFVANHTPISHRARFGAILPIIEGTGQALAPFAGGAIIDRLSMDWLWITSIISFFIGAMIILALSQKKWRESQ; this comes from the coding sequence ATGAACAACCCTCTTTCGGTGTACCGGCACCTACCCCGGGCGATTTACGTCCTTTCGTTCGCCACACTGGTCAATTCCGTGGCCAACTTCGTGTATCCCTTCCTGGTGCTGTACCTCACCACCCGCCTGTCGTACTCCGCGGCCCAGGCGGGTCGGTTCATGACCCTTACGGCACTGTTGTACGTGCCTTTTTCCCTGTTGGGAAGCGTCATCGCCGACCACTTTGGAAGAAAACGACTGATGATCACCACCCAGCTGTGCATGGCCGTGGTCTGCTTCCTGTGCGGTTGGATTGACGGCAGCCCAGCCATCCCCGTCTTGATCCTCATCGCGCTGGGATTCGACGGGATGTGCGACCCGGCGCGGACGGCGTTGAAGACGGACGTCACCACGCCGGAGAACCGGCAGGCCAGTTTTTCGTTGGTATACCTTTCCATGAACCTGGGGTACACCGTCGGACCGATGATCGGAGGACTGCTCTTCTCCTCCCACATCCGCTGGCTGTTCTGGGGGAACGCCATCGCTCTGGCGGCATCCACCATTCCGGTGGCGCTGCTTGTCCCGGAATCCAACCCTACTGCGGAAGAGATCCGGAAAAGCAGACAGGGGAACGCGGCCGATCGCGCGGAGGAAGGGTCGTTGTTCCACGCGCTCCGCACCCGCCCCTTGCTGCTGCTCTTCGCCGTGGGGATGACCTTCTTCTCCTTCGGCTACAGCCAGATGTCGTTCGCCCTGCCGCTGTTCTTCACCGATCTGTTCGGAAGCCAGGGCGCGTTGCAGTACGGGCGTATCATGGCGTTCAACAGCGTCATCGTCGTCGTGGGGAACCCGCTGGTCATCTCCCAGGCCAAACGACTGCCGCCGCTGAGGAACCTGGCGGGCGCCGCGGTGTTGTTCATGCTGGGGTTCCTTCCCTTCATCTGGACCCGACGCCTGTGGGTGCTGTACCTCGCCGCCTTGGTGTTCACCGTCGGGGAGATCCTCTGGGTGAACAACGAACGCACGTTCGTGGCGAACCACACGCCCATCAGCCACCGGGCGCGCTTCGGCGCCATCCTTCCCATCATCGAGGGGACGGGGCAAGCCCTCGCCCCATTTGCCGGAGGCGCCATCATCGACCGCCTGTCCATGGATTGGCTGTGGATCACCTCCATCATCTCGTTTTTCATCGGGGCGATGATCATTTTGGCGCTTTCCCAAAAGAAGTGGCGGGAAAGCCAATAA